Proteins encoded together in one Chryseobacterium taklimakanense window:
- the typA gene encoding translational GTPase TypA, whose amino-acid sequence MQNIRNIAIIAHVDHGKTTLVDKIIHATNIFRENQESGELIMDNNDLERERGITILSKNISVTYKDTKINVIDTPGHADFGGEVERVLKMADGVILLVDAFEGPMPQTRFVLHKALELGLKPIVVINKVDKPNCRPEEVHDQVFDLFFNLDATEEQLDFPTFYGSSKQGWFNTSLEPAADITPLLDGILKYVPESKVQEGNLQMQITSLDYSSFLGRIAIGKITRGSISENQWIGLAQEGGKIVKGKVKELYVFEGLGKKKVQEVQAGDICAVVGFDAFQIGDSFVDFENPEPMPRTAIDEPTLNMTFSINNSPFFGKDGKYVTSNHLKERLEKELEKNLALRVQQTDDANTFLVFGRGILHLSVLIETMRREGYEMTIGQPQVILREIDGEKMEPYESMVVDVPEEYASRVIDLATQRKGDLHIMETKGEMQHLEFEIPSRGLIGLRSQMLTATAGEAIMAHRFSEYKPFKGAIPGRSNGVLIAKNQGQGTAYSIEKLQDRGRFFVDPGEEVYAGMIVGEQNKPGDLVVNIVEGKQLNNMRAAGKDKDGNIAPKIQMSLEECMEYIQADEAIEVTPNFIRMRKKILAEEDRKRAERMAKSE is encoded by the coding sequence ATGCAGAACATCAGAAATATTGCGATCATCGCACACGTTGACCACGGGAAAACCACTTTGGTTGACAAAATCATCCACGCAACCAACATCTTCCGCGAAAACCAGGAATCAGGCGAACTGATTATGGACAACAACGATCTGGAACGCGAACGCGGAATCACCATCCTTTCCAAAAACATTTCCGTAACGTACAAAGACACAAAAATCAATGTGATTGATACCCCGGGCCACGCCGATTTTGGTGGGGAAGTGGAAAGAGTTCTCAAAATGGCCGACGGTGTAATCCTTTTGGTGGACGCCTTCGAAGGACCGATGCCGCAAACCCGTTTCGTTCTGCACAAAGCGCTGGAATTGGGCTTGAAGCCGATTGTCGTAATCAATAAAGTGGACAAACCAAACTGCCGTCCGGAAGAAGTTCACGATCAGGTTTTTGATTTGTTCTTCAACCTTGATGCGACTGAAGAACAGTTGGATTTCCCAACATTTTACGGCTCTTCAAAACAGGGCTGGTTCAACACAAGTTTAGAGCCTGCAGCAGATATTACACCGCTTTTGGACGGAATTTTAAAATATGTTCCGGAGTCTAAAGTTCAGGAAGGAAACCTGCAGATGCAGATCACTTCGCTTGATTATTCTTCTTTTCTTGGTAGAATTGCCATCGGCAAAATTACCAGAGGTTCCATCAGCGAAAATCAATGGATCGGGCTTGCGCAGGAGGGAGGAAAAATTGTAAAAGGAAAAGTAAAGGAATTATATGTATTTGAGGGACTGGGCAAGAAAAAAGTTCAGGAAGTTCAGGCAGGAGATATTTGTGCGGTAGTAGGTTTCGATGCATTCCAGATCGGCGATTCATTCGTTGACTTTGAAAATCCCGAGCCGATGCCCAGAACTGCGATTGATGAGCCGACTTTGAACATGACCTTCTCCATCAACAACTCACCGTTCTTTGGTAAAGATGGAAAATATGTAACTTCAAACCACCTGAAGGAAAGACTGGAAAAAGAACTTGAGAAAAACCTGGCATTGCGCGTTCAGCAAACGGATGATGCAAATACTTTCCTCGTTTTTGGACGTGGTATCCTTCACCTTTCTGTTTTGATTGAAACGATGAGAAGGGAAGGTTACGAAATGACGATCGGGCAGCCGCAGGTTATTTTAAGAGAAATCGACGGTGAAAAAATGGAGCCTTACGAATCGATGGTGGTGGATGTGCCGGAAGAATATGCTTCCCGTGTAATCGATCTTGCCACTCAGAGAAAGGGCGATCTTCATATCATGGAAACCAAGGGCGAAATGCAGCATTTGGAATTCGAAATTCCATCCAGAGGGTTGATAGGTCTTCGTTCTCAAATGTTGACCGCAACTGCCGGAGAAGCCATCATGGCGCACCGTTTCTCGGAATACAAACCATTCAAAGGGGCCATTCCCGGCCGAAGCAATGGGGTTCTGATTGCTAAAAACCAGGGGCAGGGAACTGCTTATTCCATCGAAAAACTTCAGGACAGAGGCCGTTTCTTCGTAGATCCGGGCGAGGAAGTTTACGCGGGAATGATCGTAGGCGAGCAGAACAAACCAGGCGACTTGGTGGTGAATATCGTTGAAGGTAAACAACTCAACAACATGCGTGCAGCCGGAAAAGATAAAGACGGCAACATCGCTCCAAAAATTCAGATGTCGCTGGAAGAATGCATGGAATACATCCAGGCCGATGAAGCCATCGAAGTAACACCAAATTTCATCCGTATGCGTAAGAAAATCCTCGCCGAAGAAGACAGAAAACGCGCAGAAAGAATGGCGAAATCGGAATAA